The window CGATCACCCAGCGCGAACCGCGCCGCTCGAACACGGCGGTCCACGCGCCCCCGACCACGTGCGGCATGCCCCGCGGCGTGAGGTGCGGGATCCGGTACGTGGCGGTGAGCACCGCTGCGTTGGGCGCGAGCACATCCACGGCCATCGTGTCCCACACCCACCGCGGCTGGCGCATGTTCTGTCCGGTGCTTTCCCAGAACGTGCGGATGTTCTGCTCGAGCGCCGCGCGTGTGGTGGTGATGCGCCCGCCCGTCGCCGAGATCACGCGGCCGGTGTCCGCGTAGAGACTCATGAGCCGATCGACGAAGTTGGGTGCGGACAGG is drawn from Gemmatimonadaceae bacterium and contains these coding sequences:
- a CDS encoding nuclear transport factor 2 family protein; this translates as MTTIRRCIAFSAALGLAAQLACSPASGDATLTAQQRAAIADTLRARMRAACDLSAPNFVDRLMSLYADTGRVISATGGRITTTRAALEQNIRTFWESTGQNMRQPRWVWDTMAVDVLAPNAAVLTATYRIPHLTPRGMPHVVGGAWTAVFERRGSRWVIVQEHLSDAPPIG